One segment of Streptomyces bathyalis DNA contains the following:
- the dapD gene encoding 2,3,4,5-tetrahydropyridine-2,6-dicarboxylate N-succinyltransferase encodes MTQAASTARTTGAVGVGLATISRGSDGEETVLDTWFPAPELVQEPDGPAGSERLSPERVAEALGGSAPKALGADPVRGVEIVAVRTVIGSLDDKPADTHDVYLRLHLLSHRLVRPHGLNLEGQFGLLANVAWTNLGPVAVDRLEQVRLAARADGKHLSVTSVDKFPRMTDYVAPKGVRIADADRARLGAHLAEGTTVMHEGFINFNAGTLGTSMVEGRISAGVVVGDGSDIGGGASIMGTLSGGGKQTISIGERCLLGAEAGIGISLGDDCIVEAGLYVTAGTRVSLPDGKIVKALELSGADNLLFRRNSTTGRVEVIQRSGSWGGLNEALHSHN; translated from the coding sequence ATGACGCAAGCAGCCAGCACAGCCCGCACGACCGGCGCCGTCGGCGTCGGGCTCGCCACGATCTCCCGCGGAAGCGACGGCGAAGAGACCGTCCTCGACACCTGGTTCCCCGCCCCCGAGCTCGTCCAGGAGCCCGACGGGCCCGCCGGTAGCGAGCGCCTGAGCCCTGAGCGCGTCGCCGAGGCCCTGGGCGGGTCGGCGCCGAAGGCGCTCGGCGCCGACCCGGTGCGCGGTGTCGAGATCGTGGCCGTGCGTACGGTCATCGGTTCGCTCGACGACAAGCCGGCCGACACCCACGACGTGTATCTGCGGCTGCATCTGCTCAGCCACCGCCTCGTGCGCCCGCACGGGCTGAACCTGGAGGGCCAGTTCGGGCTGCTCGCCAACGTCGCCTGGACGAACCTCGGCCCCGTCGCAGTCGACCGGCTGGAGCAGGTGCGGCTGGCGGCACGGGCCGACGGCAAGCATCTGAGCGTCACCAGCGTCGACAAGTTCCCGCGCATGACGGACTACGTGGCGCCGAAGGGTGTGCGCATCGCCGACGCCGACCGTGCCCGGCTGGGGGCGCACCTGGCCGAGGGCACGACGGTCATGCACGAGGGCTTCATCAACTTCAACGCGGGCACCCTCGGAACGTCCATGGTGGAGGGCCGCATCAGCGCCGGCGTCGTCGTCGGCGACGGCTCCGACATCGGCGGCGGCGCCTCGATCATGGGCACGCTCTCGGGCGGCGGCAAGCAGACGATCTCCATCGGCGAGCGCTGCCTGCTCGGCGCCGAGGCCGGTATCGGCATCTCACTCGGTGACGACTGCATCGTCGAGGCCGGGCTGTACGTCACGGCCGGTACGCGGGTGTCCCTGCCCGACGGGAAGATCGTGAAGGCGCTGGAGCTCTCCGGCGCCGACAACCTGCTCTTCCGCCGCAACTCGACGACCGGAAGGGTCGAGGTCATCCAGCGCAGCGGATCGTGGGGCGGCCTGAACGAGGCGCTGCACAGCCACAATTGA